The Lasioglossum baleicum chromosome 12, iyLasBale1, whole genome shotgun sequence genome segment CCATAGAATTTTCCAAGTCGTCCTTGTTTAtagtaaaaaatgtttgtttattcatatttatttcgcttttgaaagaaattaatttctggtCGTGAACTGTTGACAAACTTTCTGTTGGtgttatattttctttatttacttGTTTCATAGAGTTAGTAGATTCCTCAGATTTTACAACTTCTAAATTAGTAGATTCCTCAGATTTTACAGCCTCTAAGTTAATAGATTCCTCAGATTTTACAGCTTCTAAATTAGCAGATTCTACGTATTTCCTATACGTCTGCAATAATGTTATGCCTTCTTCTGGGGATTTCTTGTACAATTCTTCCAACTCTAATTTCATGAATTCGTTGAAAGATAGTATCTTTCCATCTGGCTTCCGTTTATAGGTTTTCTTATAGTCAGAGTTGTTTAcctgtaccatagatttttccaAGTCGTCCTTGTTTAtagtaaaaaatgtttgtttattcatatttgtttcgcttttggaagaaattaatttctggtCGTGAACAGGTTGTTTTTCCTTCACAGTTTTCActaaaatgtttgaaaacattGTACTTCTTGGtttttgaaattcaatttttggcgGTACTAACGTTTTACTTAAGTCCTCTCTATTGggtaaaacaatttttctatttttgaatttcattaaaTGTTCATGTAAGATTGGGTTTACCACTAATCTACCACTTTTGAAATTCTTCCAATTGTTCACAACTTCAGTATCGAATTTAATAATTCTATCTATCGATTTAGGTGTCCATTTTGCTTTTAAAACACTTCTGATGGTTTCAGGTAAGGCTGGAAAACTCTTGCTCAATGTTTCCGGTGTCCATTCCACTGGATCGCTTTCATGCAATTTCTGTATTTGATCCTTTTCCATGAATGTCAAGAACTTTGGtttcatttctttaaaatatttgcTTTTAACAATACGTTGCTTCAGCTT includes the following:
- the LOC143214154 gene encoding uncharacterized protein LOC143214154, whose protein sequence is MSSVRTLAFRLIRTYASKPFTKAAGIRGKHKLDLLDEPEEIDYEDVDAYTSDFMNIAESHKMHGREIEKSKEKLKQRIVKSKYFKEMKPKFLTFMEKDQIQKLHESDPVEWTPETLSKSFPALPETIRSVLKAKWTPKSIDRIIKFDTEVVNNWKNFKSGRLVVNPILHEHLMKFKNRKIVLPNREDLSKTLVPPKIEFQKPRSTMFSNILVKTVKEKQPVHDQKLISSKSETNMNKQTFFTINKDDLEKSMVQVNNSDYKKTYKRKPDGKILSFNEFMKLELEELYKKSPEEGITLLQTYRKYVESANLEAVKSEESINLEAVKSEESTNLEVVKSEESTNSMKQVNKENITPTESLSTVHDQKLISFKSEINMNKQTFFTINKDDLENSMVQVNNSDYKKTYKWKPDGKILSFNEFMKLELKELYKKSPEEGRTLLQTYRKYVESANLEVVKSEESTNLEAVKSEESTNLEAVKSEESTNLEVVKSEEATNSMKQVNKENITSTESLSTEYVPVVEENETQAKVVSALNRERGSGLDTYVKDRKTDIDTKFEYTKPIKIPKNVWKQGMTYRVKDCYYDDDGEFLYRVPGLRL